TGATGCACTGGGATCTTTGCATAGACTGAGAAAGAAGCTTAGAACTTTATTTTATGATAgctttcctcctttcctctccttttaaGTTATTTGGCATCGTTGTGAATTTTGATTGGATTTGCGAGATGCCTGTCATATATAGCTTAATATTACTGGTTCGATATTTTTTATGAACGCCCTTATTTATCAACCATTGGTTGAAACGTTAATATGTTCGTGGTTTGAGCCCACCCTGCATGGACAATAACGTGAATTTGCGCGGCGTCTCACTGTATTTTTAGCAGAgtggctaactagctaactacgTAGCTAGCTAATTTCCGATGTAGCTAGAATACTTTCTAGGTTGTTTTATGAACTTTGCTAATGTATAGCATGGCTATGTCTCTCTGCCAGAACTGGCTAATGTTAGGGTAGCAAAAAGAGTAGCTTTGCGCTGTACACCTTCCAAAAATAGTTTGGTTGTTCGGGATGTTTTTATCTTTAACATGGAGACAAAACGAGGGGATATTCCCAACGGCGTATTGGACGACCTTTGCAGGTAATGTTAACTAGTTAGTTAGAAAGGGTTAGCTTGAACTATCCAAAGTAGTCTCGGAGTGGCTATTAAACAATAGGATTGCAATGAACATTAGCATACCATTAACGATATGGCTTTCAAACGCATTCAAGCATTTTAGCTGTAGCAAATATTGAGCGATTGAGATGTTTGAGGTGGAGAAAATTACATATTCTACCCCTTATTTGTTTGTATCTACATAGGTTAACCTGATAATAACATTAGCTTACCTGCAGAAGCTAACGTAACTTAGCTGTAACGTTATCCTTTtaaactgtttttctttttcaatagCAACAGTTAGCTTAGCTGTAAATCTGAAATGTGTAAACATTAACTGTATGCTTTATAACCAAGCTAACTCAAATTGTTATATCTGCCTCCCATTTTATTTTCAACCAATTCAGCTAACGTTACTCTAAATGTGAATGTGTTATTTGCAATGTTATTTGGGGACGTAAATGCTAGCAAAGGTTAGCTTAGCAAAGGAATTCTTAGGTTGATTCCTTGAAGTTACACAGCGTATGTCTAGGGGGGAAACGAAACCTCTTATGTCTTGTTAGATATCTGCCACCCATTTTATTTTCAACCAATTCAGCTAACGTTACTCTAAATGTGAATGTGTCATTTGCAATGTTATTTGGGAACGTAAATGTTCTCAAAGGCTAGCTAGCAAAAGAAATCCTTAGGTTGATTCCTTAAAGTTACAGATTTGTCTAGAGGGGAAACGAAACCTTCCTCTTATATGTCTAGTATGTCTAGGGCTACCCATACAAATATTTAGCACGTTAGCCTTACTTTCAATGAAATATTAAGTTGTTATTGTTGATTTGAATCATAAAATGGCGCGTTAATTGTTTCCTTACGTTTAGTTCGagagttacagtatgtgttgctTTGATATCCAGAAGACTGGCTATCGGCTAATTTTTTAGTCATTTCCTCTTAAGAAATTACACGTCGCGAAATGATGTTAAACGCCAATGTTTTCATTCACAGGGCCTCTTTCAAAGATGCCTCTTGTTCCATCACCTTATATTCTATTACCGTttaatgcatgtatgcatgcatccATATAGCATTTTATTCCCAACCCTAGCATATTGAGAGAGTACTTGTTCTGTTTTACTTAATACATGATTTATATCGATGAATTTCTTTCTCACTACAGCCGCTTCATCCTTCACATCCccagtgaagagagagacaatgcCATTAGAGTTTGCTTCCAAATTGAGCTTGCCCATTGGTTTTACCTGGATTTCTGCATGCAGAATGCACCAGGACTACCTCAGTGTGGGATAAGAGACTTCGCCAAGGCTGATATCCTTTGTTGTTGCTATTTTGGTTGTTTTAATCAATTTTGTCCTTAGATACCAAATCTGTCCTTGCATTGTATTTTATTGCGCTGTGCTTTATCTCTGAGCCACAAGGCCTTGAATACTTACTTTCCTTAACTATCATACTTTTTAATCATTGTCCCTTTCTGCTGCCGCATGGGGAGGACGTACAAAAGGTTTTAGATCAATGGAAGGAATACAAGATGGGTGTTCCTACATATGGTGCAATTATCCTAGATGAGACATTGGACAATGTAAGTAAAACATTGTATGGGCCCATGAAGGCCTACTGTCACTTGACTGCTCTTGGGAAAGTCTAGAAATTCTTGgaaagtttttatttttaagaaAGGTTAAGTTTTCAAATGATGCCTCTACAATCTCCCTGAACTAacagtgatttttttgtttACCAATGAGGGAACTGAGCACATTCTCTAGTCTAGACCATCATAAGAGCTGTGGGCCTGTATTGTCTCCTGCAGGCATTGCTAGTTCAGGGCTACCTGGCAAAGTCAGGATGGGGTTTTCCAAAGGGAAAAGTAAATGAGGATGAGGCCCCCCATGATTGTGCAGTGCGTGAGgtgagagatttttttttttttctctctctttctctcttttctgatATTGCAATCACATGAAACATTATCATTATTGGTAGTCTGCCACTGTTCCTGTGTAGTATGTCTTGATCTGTTTGAATCCAGTTTATGTACTCTTGTGAATTTCTTATGTTTGGAcctattaaaggaaaattccagtgattattttttttttttttttttttttttttttaaaataatctcAGTTTCTCAGACCTACACTCTGGGgtcatgttcatgagcccccatgttcatgcccctagagtgtagcgctctagctgctggctgcagcaactcaagccagctagaaccgattgttttcagggttttttcgtaccgacagtacttggtgaccttgagaaacagagatctatgttaAAAATGAAGGCAATCAATAAGAATTTCATCCTGTATTTCAAACTTTATACTAAATTTATTCacttttgatgttttttgtGTAGGTGATGGAAGAGACGGGTTTTGATATCCGAGATCGTATCTGCAAAGATACGTACATTGAGCAGAAAATCACAGACCAGTTGGCTCGACTGTACATAATACCTGGAGTCCCAAATGATACCAAATTCAATCCCAAAACAAGAAAGGAGATTAGGGTACGAAGAAATTCTTGTCAAGttgcatatatatttttatttccaCATTATAAATACTGGagaggtttatttatttatttatttgttcctTTCCCCAGAACATAGAATGGTTTGCTGTTGAACAACTTCCATGTCACAGGAATGACATGACTCCTAAATCCAAACTTGGACTAGCTCCCAACAAATTTTTCATGGCCATTCCATTCGTTAGGTCTGTATGTAAtggctttctcttttttttcaagTGCAGTAGCTATTGTCTGACACGCATAACTCTGAACTGTATAACAAATGTTGCATTGTTGTCAAGTCTATGACCAACTTTAACTAACGAAAGTAATACGCTTAGAACTGAAGGGTGAAAACTGTCTCTTGGATGTCCACAGACCTCTCAGAGAATGGATTGCCAAGCACAAAGGGGAGTCTACAGACAGTGATGAGGATTTTGCTTCCAATGGCAGCACTCCATGTAAACCACATACCCGGTAAGCCATATgccatgaaaacaaacacattttcagAAAGCAGTGTTTTAGGGAGAtggttggatggatggatgggagaGGGTTGTTTGAGCAGTTGAGATATttcttaaatatttattttatagaaattaatatgATCTATACAGTTGGTGAGTTCAGCAGTTTTATCAAACAGGCCTTATAATTACAGGTCTGTTTGCCTTGAGGCACAGCCCCACAAGGTATTCAAATTAGACTTATTTAGGTCATTAGACATCACCACAAAGTCTAAGTGGCAGGTTCTTTGAGAACATGTTTGGTCTTGCCCTTTGTTATACGTTTATGAACTGAGAGGTGGCAACATTTAGTATGTGCAAATAAGTGTTTAGCAAGTTTTAAGGTAGTCTAATTATTGTACTGTGTGTAATAAATAAGGCAACATTTTTCCAAAACTTGCAAATGCCTCTcacccagtttttttttttgagtctTCAGCCCATTATCTGTAGAACAGACACTTAGTCAAATATAGTGTAATAGGCTCTTTGCACATACGGCTTGTTTGTTTCccggtggagccaggtgtgttttaACCTGCCGCCATTggtaatgtaattagtgtctacacggaccCGTTTGGGTGTTGCACCCAGTAAATCAGCACTTTACGATAAAAAAGGATTTATGCAAATTACAACTTTTATGCAAGTTAGTGTTCCACCAGAAACAAAGCAGCCGCATTGAGAGACTTTTTTTGTGCAAAGAGCCCATTGCTACGTTTCCTCATACTTCCCTCATGTGCATACTTGAGCCTCACTCAGTATAGTAAAATGTcttgtatttttaaaaatgtgcaaTATTAATATTTGGACTGTTACTTCTGTGAATTTTAGGCTATCATTTGAGCtctttaaattgtcctaaagtCTTTCCTGGACTATGGATGGATAACTCGAAGAATCTGTATTTTTGTGAATCAAACCGCATTTTACAATCAAGAGACATCTGCCCTTATTAGATTGCAAGTGGGTTTGGGGTATATGATAAATGTTCCTGTAACCCACCCTTTAACACGGCCCCTTTTTGTTTATCCTTCTCATTTTTATTTCAAGGTCTAAATCCAGACGCACCCCATTGTTGACTGAAGCATCCCCAGGAGATGTCTGGTCCAAGCAAAAGCAACAAAAGTCGTCCGGGCAACCAGCACAGGAAATCAAGGTTTGTGCAAATATGTTCACACGTTGCCCTGGTAAATAATTCAAGATATGTATTGGTAGAGATCGCGTCTGACTAGACAATGGTTTTGTAGCAGtcaaaattatgtttatgttttaataTATCCAATGactgatgattgtgtgtgtgttcacagcaGAACCACAGTGCAAAAGGCAATGGGAAAAAGAACCAGGGCTCTCCCAACATGAAGAAAAGATCAAACGGGGTCAGCACACAACAGGTGAGCCCGACTTCAAAGAAAACATAGACTAGGGCTGGGCTGAACAAAGCCATCCCTCGCCACCTGTGGTCACATGCTTGGCATGTTGGAGAGAGAGGTTTCGATAATGGCTGCCTTAGTTAACAAATACACCTAAACCACCATAGTGTGCAGTTTGCAATAGACTACACCTACACCATCATAGTATGCAATAATGCCTTTAAAGTAGGAGTCATTTGTGTCATTTGTTTAGTAATTTGTGAGTGAGCAATTTGAGTTTGTTTATGTAATTAGAAAACCCAAGATGGGCTGATTTGGAGATCTACAATGTTTATGGTCTTCTGGACAGTCATTGTTTGCATAGCTTGGTGAACAGTAGTGGGTGTAGCTGCCAAGGAGACAATACGATACCATCACGAGGATATTTGGACAACAATACAATTATTTATATTCTACCATCAAGCAAGTATTGTGATTTGATTCTGTGATTTTAAGGTTACGTTTGGTGTACTGGGAATCTCTACAGCCATCTTAACATGGTCAATTTGTTAACTGCTTTTTCTGACTTCCTTGTTCTGCAGTAAGACAGCAGATGAATGAGGTCGTGTGCCATCTTGTGGAAGTCAGAAGCAGGCACAAGACTGCAGACGTTTAACAATAGAGTTGCTAAtcatataaatgaatatatacCTTTAATTCATAACCTTATCATAGTACTACACTGTATCAATCTTTTTCCTACCTCAAATAAACAGTGAAGGTGTTTATGCTAGGGTAATGTTAAGAGATACCATGGAAATAGTTGGAGAGGTACAATGTCTAGTTTGTTCTGTACCTGTACTGCAGTTTATTGCAGTGGTTTCATGGCTGTTTATGGAAATCTGAACATAAGTATAGAATGGCTATatgttgtactttttttttttattatttattttttattttttatttgcaaacatcattgacattacagaaaatgcaacactacgacatgcacatgaatactacatacgacaaacagacgtacattacataaacacatactgtaacttaacaagacatcacattgacttggcttccacaaacataacacaacataacattaataacagaaaggctaaggatgatttgcgtccaggatgattacagatatgattatcagggatgaaattgatgacccgaatgaaaagaagggggatggggtgcggatggtagctctaagagtgtgaatgaggtggtgttgggatgggggggggggggggggggtgaggggtagtgagtatgtgaggatgtatgtgtgtgtgtgtgtgtgtgtgtgtgtgtg
The Alosa alosa isolate M-15738 ecotype Scorff River chromosome 12, AALO_Geno_1.1, whole genome shotgun sequence DNA segment above includes these coding regions:
- the dcp2 gene encoding m7GpppN-mRNA hydrolase isoform X3 gives rise to the protein METKRGDIPNGVLDDLCSRFILHIPSEERDNAIRVCFQIELAHWFYLDFCMQNAPGLPQCGIRDFAKAVFNHCPFLLPHGEDVQKVLDQWKEYKMGVPTYGAIILDETLDNALLVQGYLAKSGWGFPKGKVNEDEAPHDCAVREVMEETGFDIRDRICKDTYIEQKITDQLARLYIIPGVPNDTKFNPKTRKEIRNIEWFAVEQLPCHRNDMTPKSKLGLAPNKFFMAIPFVRPLREWIAKHKGESTDSDEDFASNGSTPCKPHTRSKSRRTPLLTEASPGDVWSKQKQQKSSGQPAQEIKQNHSAKGNGKKNQGSPNMKKRSNGVSTQQKTQDGLIWRSTMFMVFWTVIVCIAW
- the dcp2 gene encoding m7GpppN-mRNA hydrolase isoform X1, with product METKRGDIPNGVLDDLCSRFILHIPSEERDNAIRVCFQIELAHWFYLDFCMQNAPGLPQCGIRDFAKAVFNHCPFLLPHGEDVQKVLDQWKEYKMGVPTYGAIILDETLDNALLVQGYLAKSGWGFPKGKVNEDEAPHDCAVREVMEETGFDIRDRICKDTYIEQKITDQLARLYIIPGVPNDTKFNPKTRKEIRNIEWFAVEQLPCHRNDMTPKSKLGLAPNKFFMAIPFVRPLREWIAKHKGESTDSDEDFASNGSTPCKPHTRSKSRRTPLLTEASPGDVWSKQKQQKSSGQPAQEIKQNHSAKGNGKKNQGSPNMKKRSNGVSTQQKDERRLQPRRLQDNFDTDAIYNSYGLNGQVPGQPGAINGDSEHILSSRSFLTFKFDREAIMKCFDS
- the dcp2 gene encoding m7GpppN-mRNA hydrolase isoform X2; its protein translation is METKRGDIPNGVLDDLCSRFILHIPSEERDNAIRVCFQIELAHWFYLDFCMQNAPGLPQCGIRDFAKAVFNHCPFLLPHGEDVQKVLDQWKEYKMGVPTYGAIILDETLDNALLVQGYLAKSGWGFPKGKVNEDEAPHDCAVREVMEETGFDIRDRICKDTYIEQKITDQLARLYIIPGVPNDTKFNPKTRKEIRNIEWFAVEQLPCHRNDMTPKSKLGLAPNKFFMAIPFVRPLREWIAKHKGESTDSDEDFASNGSTPCKPHTRSKSRRTPLLTEASPGDVWSKQKQQKSSGQPAQEIKNHSAKGNGKKNQGSPNMKKRSNGVSTQQKDERRLQPRRLQDNFDTDAIYNSYGLNGQVPGQPGAINGDSEHILSSRSFLTFKFDREAIMKCFDS